A part of Rhinolophus ferrumequinum isolate MPI-CBG mRhiFer1 chromosome 11, mRhiFer1_v1.p, whole genome shotgun sequence genomic DNA contains:
- the LYVE1 gene encoding lymphatic vessel endothelial hyaluronic acid receptor 1, producing MAKCFSLVLLLASIWTTRLLVQGSLQVEELVISAPCRIVGVTLLTRKTAEQLNFTEAMEACRLMGLTLASKDQVEAAWRSYYETCSYGWVADKFLVIPRISANPKCGKNGVGVLVWRNSPSQKYRAYCHNSSDTRINSCLPETIITKDPVVNTQTETYTTEMTASDSIYSSSSTDVPYSPTHTPVLASISTPRKRKLICITEAFMETSTTSTETEPYIEYKAAFKNEDVGFGGVPTTLLVLALLFFAAAAGLAVCYVKRYVKAFPFTNKSEQKEMIETKVVKEEKVDDSNPNEESKITGKNPEEPKSPPKTTVRCLEAEV from the exons ATGGCCAAGTGCTTCAGCCTGGTGTTGCTTCTTGCCTCCATCTGGACCACAAGGCTCCTGGTCCAAGGCTCTCTCCAGGTAGAAG AGCTTGTCATCTCAGCTCCATGCAGAATTGTGGGGGTCACCCTTTTGACCAGAAAGACAGCTGAGCAGTTGAATTTCACAGAAGCCATGGAGGCCTGCAGGCTGATGGGACTAACTTTGGCAAGTAAAGACCAGGTTGAGGCAGCATGGAGATCCTACTATGAGACTTGCAG CTATGGATGGGTTGCAGATAAGTTCTTAGTCATCCCTCGGATTTCCGCAAACCCCAAGTGTGGAAAGAACGGGGTGGGCGTCCTGGTTTGGAGAAATTCACCCAGCCAAAAGTACAGGGCCTACTGTCACAACTCATCTG ATACTCGGATTAACTCATGCTTACCAGAAACTATCATCACCAAAGATCCCGTAGTCAACACTCAAACTGAAACATACACAACAGAAATGACTGCCAGCGACAGTATATACTCATCATCATCTACTGATGTACCTTACTCTCCTACACATACTCCTGTGCTGGCTTCGATTTCTACTCCacggaaaagaaaattaatttgcataacaGAAGCTTTTATGGAAACTAGCACCACATCTACAGAAACTGAACCATATATTGAGTATAAAGCAGCATTCAAGAATGAAGATGTTGGATTTGGAG GTGTTCCCACGACTCTGCTAGTGCTTGCACTCCTCTTCTTTGCTGCTGCAGCTGGTCTCGCAGTTTGCTACGTCAAAAG GTATGTGAAGGCCTTCCCTTTTACAAACAAGAGTGAACAGAAGGAAATGATTGAAACCAAAGTAGTAAAGGAGGAGAAGGTCGATGACAGCAACCCTAATGAGGAATCAAAGATAACTGGTAAAAATCCAGAAGAGCCCAAGAGTCCACCCAAAACTACAGTGCGCTGCCTGGAAGCTGAAGTTTAG